GATGGgcagcaaaaacaaaagaacaacaaacaaacaaaaaaagctttaTGCCTCCCCTTTTCAAGTTTACTCGAAATACCAAGATGTGAAATAAATTATGCAAATAAAGCTTCAGTACCTTAAAGGAACAGGACATTTCAGTCTCTCCGTCGATGAGTTAActctcagaattaaaaaaaaagagagaaaacacgaAATCCTCAGCAGGCTTCATTTCTACAAGTTTCGTAAAACCCAAAAGCCCCCTTTCAACAAGGGGTTTAAAAGCGTGTCAAATACCTCCTATTAAACTAGTTGCTAAGTGGAGAGAATCTTTGCTTCCTACTATCTCTGTAGGATTTGGTGTCTGAAGAagccagataaatatttttagataaatatttagTGGAGACAAAAAGCCAGCCATCACCTTAACACTGCAAAGTTACTGTTGATCTGAATCGCATCAATGTGACATTTCAACAGCTACGTGTGTGGGTTTTCTCGTGAGCCCAgggaatttatttaaaaggttCTAAAACTTGTAGCACCACTTTCAGAGAAAAGAATGGggttcaaaagaataaaataagcttAATGAATAAAGAACCAGTACTTGTCACCTTCCGATAACTTGTCCAGACTTAAGGAGACACACACACTTCAGCGCTAGAGAAGTAACACTAAGGAATCCAGGAGGGCACGTGAAAGATCCAGAAACGAGTGGAGGCCTTTTTAATGGGAAGGCGGGTAACAAACTGTCCCCCGGCAAAAGGGGTTCCCAGTCTGTCCGGGTGGAGAATGACTGTGGAGTCCATTTCCTTCGACACTCTTCAGCCCTCGGCCTCACGCCCGTACTTCATTTTCTGTGCTTCTCCATTTTCTCCAGGGTTTTGCTGGAATCAGCTGGACTCTGGTCTCCGGGATTCATATAGGATTTGTCTATGACTATCAGGGCTTCTTTTATGTAGTTCTGCACAGCAGACACAGCGGCACAGATGGCCTGGCTGCCAAACCCGTGGGTAATCAGGCTGAAATGAGACAAGCAGTTCTGTATGTTCGTCTCCAAGACCGGGGTGGGCCGGTTGTTCCCGTTGGGGGTTCGGTCTTGATTGAGAAGGTCTGTGAATTCTTTACACACCTGCCTGTGAGGACAGTCAACACACATATCTGTGAGCTCAGTCTAGCTCTTGACAGGTAAAGAGGACAAAGCCAAATCACCCCGAGGCTGCCACCCAGGAGGCAATCAGAACCCCAGGCCTGCACACGCCAAAGCAACTGCTGCACTtagcacctattatgtgctaggccCTGAGCTAAACTCTTTGCAAGCACCATCTTCTTTAATCCTCAGAGCAATTAGAAAAGATAACAGGATTAACCCCAAAGGGCCAAGGTCACCAGGACTAGTGCTAGAGGTGGGTCCAGGCGGTTACAATGCATAGCCATTTATTTTGGGGACAGCCTGGGGACCCAGACACCAATTTCTTCAAGAACCCTGAGAAGCCCCAGCTCCCTGAAAGTCACTGTTTCTACCAGCCAGTTCACTCTGCATCCTTTTGCTACTTTTCCTAACTGGACTACCTCTGCCTCGTTTACCataattttaaaaccaatttACTGTGGGCTTTCTCTGAGAAATCCTGCAGCTGCATTAAGTCCGGTTGGAGACAGTTTGCCCACAAATCCAACCGGAtcgttacatttaaaaaaaaaaaaaaacaataaaaaggtcTTGTTATTAGGAGGCAGAAGGCACCCAATCTTGACTGGATGTGACAAAACAAAATTGTCCTCAACACATTCCTGTAGGATCAGGAAACACGGTGACTGAAAGGGTAGTTTAACTATTTTTAGCCAAATAACTGAGCAGCTCCAAAAACACTCATTACTGGGCAATATATTCAAAGAAAGCCCCCCTTGCCAGTTCCTTTAGCTGAACACCTTTGCTTACTGAGCATTTCTTTCTTGAGAAGCAGGGGCTGTACAgggcatcccccacccccaccatcaaGTTCAAGATCAGAGCACCCAGCCATCAAAGTCAagtctgggggcagcctgggtggctcagcagtttagcgtcgccttcggcccagggtgtgatcctggggacccgggttcgagtcccactttgggctccctgtatggagcctgcttctccctctctgcctctttctgtgtctctcatgaataaataaataaaatcttaaaaaaaaaaaaaaagtcaagtctgGATACTCACTGTGCAGCCAACAGCATGTTCTTCCTAGAGGTCATCTCATTCCGCCCTCCAAGATGAGGTCTCGTGAGATATTCAGCCACTGGTTTACTAGGAAATTCTGCTTCACAGACATATGCAAAATCCCGAGCCAAATGAACAGCCTCACCTAGGATAATCAGCAGTTGGCAGCAGGTTTAGAGGAGGTCTGTGGCCACCCCACCCCGGTaaacctccccttcctccttttctaaCCCGGATGGTCCACTAGTGActtggcattttaaaatgaaatcacatacaggacatctgggtggctcagtaggttaggagCCTGCCTTCAAGCTCAGCTCGTGATCTCGGAGGCCCGCCCAGAATGAGATCAaacccacatccggctccccgctcagcaaggggtctgcttctccctctctctggcccggcttccctggctccttctctcaaataaaatctttttaaaaagtaaataaataaaatgaaatcacacaCAAGAAAAACAATCCAGTGGGCAAATAGAACTAACTTCCCAGGTATTTCAGTGGGTTTGGTCCTATGGGACAAGGCACAGAGGAAAACACCCAGTGTgtttgggagggggggggggaccaaAAATTTTCTGTGCCCTGGAATAATGCTAACCAGCCTTGGACCCTCAAAATTAGATCCTTGAGACACACTCAATGCTTCCTCTCAATAACACAAGCTATCATTGTGGAGAAGTAGGGAAAATTTTAAAGTCGAGCACACTGGACAAAAGCCACATGGTCACTTCTTTAAGAAACtgtgacaggggcacctgggtgcctcagtggttgagcgtctgcctttggctcaggttgtgatccgggggtcccgggattgagtcccacatcgggctccctgccccacccctcccagtagggagcctgtttctccccctgcctaagtctctgccactctctctctgtctcattaataaataataaaatgttttttaaaaaaaacgtgACAAAGTCTTTGATGGAgaaccttcttttttaaaactagagTGCCCCGTTGCTGAAGTAGGCAAGTCCCTGCGAGGTTTCTTTTCACAAAGAAAGGCAGGGCTGCGTCTCCACTAGAAATGTTCAAGAGTCCAACTCCCAAATCTGGACTACCCACCCTCTTTTGTCCAAATCACTGGGGGATGGATCACGGAGAGAAAAACCAACGGGACTCATCCCCGCCCGAGATGCCCGGTCCTGGCTCTGCGGTGCCAAGGCTGGCAGGAGCTTTCCAGAAACCCAGATAgtggcacccccgccccccgcccacctcccctccacttgCCTCCCAGCCTTACAACTAAATCAGAATCTGAGAACCATTGTTCTGATACACACTTTCTTATTCAAGCACCTCAAGCCCcggccagaaagaaagaaaacctcacgGAGCCACATTTATGCGCCACGCACGCAGAACCCACCATTCTCCATGCGGGGCAGCTGTGCTCCAACAGGCAGCTAACAGGCAGCTCCTTTCTCCTCGCCCTGACCCCCAAAGACACTCGTAAAAAGGTAGAGGAGGACTTTGCCAAGTCTCTTTCAGCACGCAGGAGCACCATTAGACGGGGGACAGAAAGTGTTCAAAAGATGGCCTGGCCACCAGGCGACCACCCCCCATTGGCTCCCCTGGGGGCCCAAAGAGAGCCCAGTGCCCCGCTGATTGGGCGAGGGGCTGCTCCAGGCTTCAGGGTAAGCCTCTCCGAGTCCCACTCCATTTCCCCGGGCCCAGCAACAATGAactggtttttgaaaaaaaaaaaattatttcacttttccctgacaccccccctccctgcccccacttatttttaaaggctgtaATTGCATTCTTGGCTCCCTTCCAGATTGGGGGTACAGGCCCATTCAGTAAACCAAAATGTTACATCCTACTATTTTAGGACGGGGGAGAGGGGccccactaattttttttttcctccatgcgggaaatgaacaaagggctTGTGAATTGGCTTCTTCCCACCGTCCACAAGGGCTTTTCTCTTTACTGACCACAATCCTGATAGATCCCCCGGCGACCCAAGCTAGAAATGGTGCCTCTTCCCACCAAAGCAGAACCAGCTTTTTAAAGGTGTACGAGCTGATCCATGCATCTTTCAAAAATCGGTTCACTTCGAGGAAAGGTCCCAACACCCTAACAGTAGGGGTTCTTAGGTTAGGGaaaccagtttcttttttaacaatgaTTTTCCTGGAGAACCCAGAACAGGATACTTAAGCAGTCGGATGCTTAAATGTTAACTCATTTGATAAAATTACTGTGATTCATGACAATGAGCTCAGGACAACTCAACTTCACGTCTATTTGTGACAGAGCCAGAGccattttcttttaagcttttcttCGGGGAAAGCAGTAACGACACAAACAACATggcacaaacaaataaaaacaccataaaacaaaagcaaaactccACTGACCTTCTACTAAGGACGTCAGGAGGGTGACATGAGCAGCTTTCCGCCTCCCGGCTGGGAGATTCAACCCAATTTTGTCCAACTTCTCCCGCAAGGACCGGCCTCCATTTTTGGATTTGGCTCTGGGCAAAAGAAAGTGAACTGTAGCTCTTCCCAAGAAACCACCCTCTTAAAATCCTACAGTCCTAAAGTGCTGCTATCAAATCTACATGATGTGGATCATAATCAAGTGATACAGGGAGTTTATTAATGCCTGGAAAGTTCAGACATCTTAACATCACCAACACCTTTCtccccacccaaccccaccccccatcgCACAACATTGCAAATTGTTCTGGGGCAGatatattttcacttattaaaaaaaaaactgtagctaatagcccccccaaaaaaactccCTTGGGGAACAAAACCTATGGAGCTCCTCTACCCCTAATAGGGATGCCACCACCCTACACACGGAATCAAATTCTAAGCAAATGATAATTTGTGAGCGCTGTTTTAGCACTTCCTTCTACATCTGGCACTTTCTAAAACAGAAGGAATGTACTAAAACTCTAAGCCGATTAGAATTCAGTGTTAAGTATAAAAGttacataaatgttaaaaatacctCCGGGGGTTTTTATGTTATTCACCTTCCACCACCCAACCACCGTGGCCGGAGTGTGTCCCCATGTACCTTCTGAGAACACCTCCCAGTAATGAGGCATTCAAGCACTCAGGCGGGGACAATCGCCTCTGGACCTCAGCGACTGTCACTTTGTATTTAGACGTAGAGCTGAGGAGGGACAATCTTCCAGGGACGGAGCAGAAGACCTCGCTGGGATTCATCACAGCCCCCACCAGTTCCTTCTGACAAGGGAGACTCAGGGGGTTCTTGGTCATTGAAATAGGACCTGTGAATGAAGAGCAAAAGTGGCATCACAGAGAGCTGCGTTCAGGAAAAAGGGATCTTTTCAAACCACTCACCGAAGCCCCAAGAGCTCTGTAAGCAAAGAACGCTGCATGTTGGGCTATGTAAATTgcaagcagattttttttaagtcatattcTTCAAAGATAATCGAATCTGAAATTCACAAGTTAACACCTTGCAGAGCTAATTAGTCACGACCCCAAGCATGGAGGGTTTTCATTTTCGAGCCACTGTTAAAATCTGTTTAATTAGAACATTTGTTTTCGAAAGACTGCTTCAATCCTAAAtaaatggggatttttttttcttcctcactcaACAACAGAACAACCAAAATCACGGGACACGTTCAGATCCTTTGCTGAAACCTTTCAGTGCAATTGATCAcggtaaattaaaaaatacaaacgaACCTGTTCTGTTACAAGCTTCCTGGGAAATCCAGTTTACTTGAGAGTTTTTCTTCAAAATCCATTTCCCAATTGATTTCAAGCAGTTTCGTTTCCCAGTGGCGGGCAACCCACCCTAACTACCTTTTATCTAAAACTACTTGATTTCCAAAACAGCTCCACGGTAATCCGGTCAGTTGCAACTTAATTTCATCAGACACTCACCAAGCGATCCCATTTTCTAATCCCCTCCCCCACTACCCTGCACAAACCCGACCTCTGGCAGATTATCCCACCCCATCCTTTCTACGCTGTATTATTTGGTAGGCCGAACAGTTTCAAAACCTTCTCTAGCATGTCAGAATTAAGGATCTTCACCATACACATATTTGACACGGGAAACAGAAtcacatccattcattcaacaactgtCACCCAAACGACCACCCAACTCAGGCaagggtgtgttttttttttccccaaaattaaatCACCGCGTTCTCACTCTGGAAGACTAACACTGCAAACACCATCCAAGTCAAAGGATCATATTCCCGGAGAGAATTATCTGTAGTAACAAATCCGAACTAATCTCTTTATGAcagttcttaaagttttttttttttttactatcatcCTTTCTCATTTAGTTCAGAAAAAAACATCTCTTCCTACTCCCCAAAACCTACCTTTCTCCAGCCGGGGTCAGTCGCTTGCCCACCACCAATGTCCCAAGCCAGCCGCCACATGCCCTCACTTCACCGGGTTACATGAGGCCCGGGGAGGAGAAAAGTTTGCTCTCACTACGTACCTTTGCGAATAACAGTCTGGTCGTGCAGGAGCAAGTGCTGGTCGTCAACATTCTAGGGAGGAAAAGACAAAAGTTTCCCTTGAGTTCGGGGAGCCTGGGCGAGGGGTAGGAGAAGCTAGGGGGCGACCAGGTCCGGGCAGGAGGGGCAAGAGCCCAGGCTCCGCTCACCTGCACCTCCTCCATCTGGTGAGCCATGTCGTGGAGTCCCAGGTTCTCGGCCAGGCCCGCGGCATCCAGGGCGTGCGCGTGGGGCAACAGCAGGTCGGAGCGGCGGTAGGCATCCCTGCGGGCACTCATGGCACCACCCTCCAGCCCGGAGAGGTGGGGGAGCAGGCCGGCGGGGCGCCCGTGGTGCGAGGGCAGGCCAGCCCCCTCCTGGCCCTGGCGGCCCGGCCAGGCCTGCTGCTGGCTGCCGGTGGGCGCCGGCTGGTGCAGGGGGTTGATGGCAGCGGCGTAAGCTTCGCCCAGATGCGAGTAGGGGTCGGCCGACTGCGAGTAGGCCAGCTGCTGGTAGGGCGGTGGAAAGTAGGGCGGGGGCTGGTATTCGGCGACTCCAGTATGGGAGAGGGGTGGCGCGGGGCTGTAGAGGTGCTGCCCGGcggaggagaggtgggggaggcgCGGGTTCCCATTGCTGCTCGCGTCGTGGCGATcctgggagagagaagcagagacccccGCTAGTACGAAACCCCGCTACAGCGAACTGGCCGCAGGGGCTGCGCTGGGCCGTGCGCCCCCGGGGGGGAGGGGACGACCCACCGCACCAGCCGGGACCCAGCCCGCGGGGCCTGCCCTCCGGCCGCAGGGCACCCGGGGACAAAgtgccccggggcggggggtcgTTGCAAACCGCGAGTCAACGGAGGAAGCAAAGAGACACTTCGAAGAACCTGGGGGAACGCGTCCTCCACGGCCGGCGGCGAAGGCCGGGGCGCTGCGATGCCCGAGGCGGCCCGGAGCGCCAAGTCCGGACCCCAGGCCTTGGGCCAGGACGAGCCCAGGTCCGGGGCGGGCGAGGAGATCGGCAGGCGGTGACCTCGGGGCGGAGGCCGCTCGCTCACCAGCCCGCACATGGTGGCGCCAGACGAAAGGCCGCGGCGCCGCCGCCAGCGCGGATAAAGCGCACAAAGCGGGAAGTGCGCATCTTCCACGCCCCAGGGACCCTCCCCTTCCACGCCCTCAGGACAAAGACCTCCGGGCGAGCGACGCTCCCCGGCAGGCCCGCCACCCCGCGCCGCCCGGGCAACTGGGGTGGCTCCCTCCCTGCTGGCTGCGTCCCGACCGGAGAGACCGCGGGGGAGGCCGCCCTGCCCGGCCTCGGCCCGTGTCCCCACCAAccggggtcccggggtgggggtgggggtggggggatggaggacCCCGACCACTGGGCAGCCTTGCCTGCGCACGTCCCTCGCCCCAGGGCCTGTCCGACTTAATTCCTAAAAGACCGGTCTCCCCGGGTTCCAGGGGGTCCCAGGGGTAGCAGGGAACCGGGAGCCACATGGCACCGCCGCCCCCTAGCGGAAGCGCCCGCGCGGCCGGCCGGCAGGGCAGCCCCggagcccccggccccggccccggcccgctcCGCCCGCGCCCGGCGCGCGCCTCCCGCCGCCCGCGTCTTCCTCTTCCCGCTCGCCGCCTCCCGCCCTCCCACTCCCACACTCCAGCTCAACCTGTCCGACTGGCTGGAGCACTCCGAGCGCTTGCGGCCCCGTCTGGCCTCGGGCCCCCCCGCCAGCgctccccagcccccacttcTCCTAAAAGCCAAACTTcgcgttttttgtttttttttttctttttctggcttccCCTAGGACTTAGCGGGGCAGGTGACAAGCCCGCCTCGGAGGACACCGCAAAGGGGTCGCCGGCAGGTCGCCGCGTCCGCCCCCTTGGACGGAGACATCGTGCGTAAAAGCCACGTCTGAGGCTTGGAGACGGGGCGCTCCGGGGCGCTCTTCCGAGAAGGGCGCAGGAGGCCCGTTTTGCTTCGCGAGGAAGCGACCGGTAAGCCCGGCGGGTGCATCTGCCGGCTCCTCCCAGGCCCTGTCCCGAGGGCGGGGGGTCAGGGGAAGGCCGGATtcgggaggggccccgaggaccCGGGGGCGCCCGGAGCGGGGGGCGCAGGCGGGAGCCCGCaggcggcccccgcgcccccgccccgacccGGGGCCCCcgcctcccgggctgccctcggGCGGGCCCAGGCTGCGCCCCTGCGCCCAGCTCACCTCGCAGTCCTCTTCATACTTGACATTATCGGTTATTTTCCACAACATGGCGTCCGGCGTCCCCCAAAACAGCCGCCAGTTAAAtccaggctccccccaccccccgagcgGTAAATCCAAAATGGGGGTCACGGTGGCcgggcgcccgccgccgcccccgccacGCCAGGGCCTCGCTGTCGCGGTCACCGGACGCGCATCGGCGGCTCTGCGAGCGGAGATGCCGGCGCCGCGCGTGGACCAGCCGCTGCCGGGacccggggagccggggagccgcgCCCGCACTGTGCGTCCCGGCAATAGCCGCGGGACCCGGGCGCCTTAATGAGAAGGGAATTATCATAACTCCTCCCCGGGGGCCGGCTCCGAGGCCCGGGCGCCGGGCGGGGCGGCCCCCAGCCAGTCCCAGCCTAGCTCCGCCCTGCACCTCGGCGGGGCGCCGCGCGCACCACGGCGCTGCGGGGGGCGAGGGGCGAGGAGCGGAGCGCGTGGGCGGCCGCGGCTGACAGCCGGCACCCGCGAGGTCGGGGTGCCCGGCGCGCCCCCGGCACCCAGCCccgacacactcacacacacacccgaggccccggggctggggcccGGGCTCCAAACCCCTAAGAGCCCCCCGCgcgcgcgccccctccccgcttTTTCCGAGCGCGCCTTCCCCCATCCTCCAAAAGTCGTTGTCACCTGGACCTAAGAGACCCCGCGTTCGGGCAGCTCAACAGCGGGGGCCCCCCGCATCTCCTAAAGTGCCCCCATCCCACCCACTCACGGAGACTTCAGCTGTGCAGGCCGGGATCCTGCGGCGCGGGCCCCGATCCCTCCGCAGACgcctcccctcccc
This portion of the Vulpes lagopus strain Blue_001 chromosome 18, ASM1834538v1, whole genome shotgun sequence genome encodes:
- the TFAP2C gene encoding transcription factor AP-2 gamma; this encodes MLWKITDNVKYEEDCEDRHDASSNGNPRLPHLSSAGQHLYSPAPPLSHTGVAEYQPPPYFPPPYQQLAYSQSADPYSHLGEAYAAAINPLHQPAPTGSQQQAWPGRQGQEGAGLPSHHGRPAGLLPHLSGLEGGAMSARRDAYRRSDLLLPHAHALDAAGLAENLGLHDMAHQMEEVQNVDDQHLLLHDQTVIRKGPISMTKNPLSLPCQKELVGAVMNPSEVFCSVPGRLSLLSSTSKYKVTVAEVQRRLSPPECLNASLLGGVLRRAKSKNGGRSLREKLDKIGLNLPAGRRKAAHVTLLTSLVEGEAVHLARDFAYVCEAEFPSKPVAEYLTRPHLGGRNEMTSRKNMLLAAQQVCKEFTDLLNQDRTPNGNNRPTPVLETNIQNCLSHFSLITHGFGSQAICAAVSAVQNYIKEALIVIDKSYMNPGDQSPADSSKTLEKMEKHRK